CTTCTTTGCCATGATCAGGTCTGTGCCGAAACGGGTTGGGTTCGATGCCGGCGGGTCAGCTCGGAGGCCAGCGCCATGTAGCTGACCGCACCGCGCGACTGCTTATCATACAGCATCACCGGCAGGCCATGACTGGGCGCCTCGGCCACGCGCACGTTGCGCGGAATGATGGTGCGAAACACCTTGTCGCGAAAATGCCCGATGAGCTGGTAGGAGACCTCGTTGGCCAGGTTGTTGCGTGGATCGTGCATGGTGCGCACGATACCCTCCAGCTCGAGACGGGGATTGCGATGCGCCCGGATCTGCTCGATGGTGTCGAGCAGCGCGGACAAGCCTTCGAGCGCATAGTACTCGGTCTGGATCGGCACCAGCACGCCGTCGGAGGCCACCAGTGCGTTGACCGTGAGCATGTTCAACGAAGGCGGGCAGTCGATCAGGATGTAGTCGTACTCCCGGCGCACCGGCTCCAGCGCCAGGTGCAGGCGCTTGTCGCGCATCGGCGCATCCAGCAGGCGCACCTCGGCGGCGGTCAGGTCGCTGTTCGAGGGCAGCACCGCGAACAGCCCCTCGGCGCCACGCACGATGGCCTGGCGCGCCGGTACCTCGCCCAGCAACACCTCCAGTGCCGAGACTTCCAGCGCGTGCTTGTCCACCCCGCAACCCATGGTGGCATTACCCTGGGGGTCGAGGTCGATGAGCAACACCCGCTGCCGCATGTCCGCCAGCGAGGCAGCCAGGTTGACGGCGGTGGTGGTCTTGCCCACGCCCCCCTTCTGGTTGGCGACACAGATGATTCGTCCCATGGCGGTGTACCGGTTGTGATTGTCCTGGCCGGGCCGGCCATCATAGACCAGAGAACACGGGCTTGACCATCGACGACAACCCGAACCTCAGGACGCCTCGCACACCCGCACCAGGTGCCGCCGCCCGGTGATGCCCGGCACGCGCAGCGGGATCACCTCGGCGGCCAGCCCGGGAGGCAGGGGTTCGCGTTGCAGTTCTTCCAGCCCGGCCTTCATGGCCGCCCAACAGCCGCCGGGGGCATGCAGGTGTTGGGTCAGACGCAGCATCTGGTGCAGGTCGGCAAAGGCGCGCGAAGTAATGGTGTGAAAGCCGTCCGGGTCGACCAGGCGCTCGACCCGCTCCTGCACCACCGCGACATTGTCCAGGCCCAGGTCGATCACCGCATGCTGCACGAAGCGCGTCTTCTTGCCGTTGGAGTCGAGCAGTACGAAGTCGCTGTCCGGACACGCGATCGCCAGCGGAATGCCGGGCAGGCCGGCACCGGTACCCACGTCGAGCACCCGTGGCCCACGCACCCAGGGCAGGATGGACAGGCTGTCGAGAAGGTGACGGGAGACCATCTCGTCCGGGTCGCGCACCGCGGTCAGGTTGTAGGCGCGATTCCACTTGTGCAACAGGGCGAGATAGGCGAGCAGCCGTTGGCGCGAGGAGGTGTCGAGATCCAGCTCCAGCGCCTGCAGCCCCTGGTCGAGCTGCCGGCCCCAGCGCGCGGGATCGGCGTCGGGAAGCGGTTTCATGCTGCTATTATCGAGCAAACTCCCACCGCCGGACCAGTCTCATGATCACCCTCTACGGCATTGCCGCCTCCCGCACTTTCCGCTGCCTGTGGATGCTCGAGGAACTGAGCCTCGAATACCGTCACGAGCCGATCGACTACCGCGACCACGCGGCGCTGGACGCGCCGGCCTACCGGCAACTCAACCCCAACGGCCGCATCCCCACCCTGGTCGATGGCGAGCTGGTGCTGTGGGAGTCGATGGCCATCAATCTCTACCTGGCCCGTCGCTATGGCGTCGATACCGGGCTCTGGCCCGACACGGTCGAAGACGAGGGACGCGCCTGGCAGTGGTCCTTCTGGGTGATGAGTGAAATCGAACACTCCCTGCTCACGGTGCTGATGCACCAGCGCCTGCTGCCCGAGGAACAACGCAACCCCGAACGCGCCGCGCGCCATCGCGGCATCCTGCGCCAGCCCTTTGCCGTGCTTGAGCGGGCACTGGACGAGCGCGACTGGCTGGCCGGCACACGCTTCACCGTGGCCGATCT
The sequence above is a segment of the endosymbiont of unidentified scaly snail isolate Monju genome. Coding sequences within it:
- a CDS encoding ParA family protein, which encodes MGRIICVANQKGGVGKTTTAVNLAASLADMRQRVLLIDLDPQGNATMGCGVDKHALEVSALEVLLGEVPARQAIVRGAEGLFAVLPSNSDLTAAEVRLLDAPMRDKRLHLALEPVRREYDYILIDCPPSLNMLTVNALVASDGVLVPIQTEYYALEGLSALLDTIEQIRAHRNPRLELEGIVRTMHDPRNNLANEVSYQLIGHFRDKVFRTIIPRNVRVAEAPSHGLPVMLYDKQSRGAVSYMALASELTRRHRTQPVSAQT
- the rsmG gene encoding 16S rRNA (guanine(527)-N(7))-methyltransferase RsmG, giving the protein MKPLPDADPARWGRQLDQGLQALELDLDTSSRQRLLAYLALLHKWNRAYNLTAVRDPDEMVSRHLLDSLSILPWVRGPRVLDVGTGAGLPGIPLAIACPDSDFVLLDSNGKKTRFVQHAVIDLGLDNVAVVQERVERLVDPDGFHTITSRAFADLHQMLRLTQHLHAPGGCWAAMKAGLEELQREPLPPGLAAEVIPLRVPGITGRRHLVRVCEAS
- a CDS encoding glutathione S-transferase family protein; the encoded protein is MITLYGIAASRTFRCLWMLEELSLEYRHEPIDYRDHAALDAPAYRQLNPNGRIPTLVDGELVLWESMAINLYLARRYGVDTGLWPDTVEDEGRAWQWSFWVMSEIEHSLLTVLMHQRLLPEEQRNPERAARHRGILRQPFAVLERALDERDWLAGTRFTVADLNVAAVLSWARPARLSLEDWPALDDWLDRCLDRPARKRAQRK